CGCCACCCAAATGGCGAAACAACTTGGCGCTACAGTAATCACTCTCGTATCGACGGAAGACAAAGCAGCACGCTCCCGTGCGGCCGGCGCCGACCATGTGCTCACCTATGAAGACAATGATGTGCAAGCAGTCCTTGCACTCACCAACGACGAAGGCGTCGATGTGGTCTTCGACGGCGTGGGAGCAACCACCTTCCACCAACTACTCGCCGCAGTGAAACGCCGCGGACTCTATTGTTTATTTGGTGCCGCATCCGGCCCTGTCGACCCTATCGATCCGCAGCTGTTAAACAAACACGGGTCACTGTTTCTTACCCGTCCCAAAATCGACGACTATACAACGAACACCCAAGAGTTCCACGAACGAGCAACCCGAGTCGCCCGCCTAGTCGCCGATGGCAGCCTCACCATCGATGTCGATGACAGATTCACCTTGGCACAGGCTCGCCAAGCCCATGAGGCACTCCAAGCCCGGCAAACCACCGGATCAGTAGTACTCACGGTCGCCACCTAGCACCGACCGCCGGCCAATGCCCAATGCTGCGTAGCAGGGCAACAACCTACGCGGGAGAACCCGACCAGCTATACGAAAAACCACCTCTGTGACACCGCCAGTTCGCGGTCGCACAGAGGTGGTGTTAGCTATTTGTGCCAGCACAGCGCAAAAGCAGTGCCTGCCCCTTGCACAACACAAGGGAACCCAGCAAGCTGTCACATAATCCCGGTGAGCACATCACCGAGCAGCGGCAGATTGATATATGCATCCACCGATAAGGCGACAAACACAATCGCCAAATAATTGTTGGAAAGCAGGAACAACTTCATCGGCTGGACTTCAATCCCTTGCAGCACCCCCTTGTGCAGCATGTGTGCCCGCACAATAAACCAAATCCCCGCACCGATAGCAACCACTCCGTACAGCAGACCTGCGGCAGGGAGCAGAAGCAAAGTGGTGGCTACCGTCGCCCACGTGTAGAGCACAATCTGTTTCGTAACTACCGCCGGTGGACGAACTACCGGCATCATCGGAACACCAGCGGCGGCGTAGTCGTCCTTATATTTCATCGCCAACGCCCAGGTATGTGGTGGCGTCCAGAAGAAAATCACCATAAACAGCACCGCAGCCTGCCACCATCGATGCGGTTCGCCATCAGGCAGATGATCAACGATGACCGCCCACCCCACCATGACAGGCATACATCCAGCTGCCCCACCCCACACCACATTTTGCGGAGTAGAGCGCTTCAGCCATTTGGTGTAGACGAAAATATAAAACGCGATGGTGATCATCACGAACACAGCAGCCAGCAATGATCCGCACAGCAGCCACAGCCAGAGGAAGCTGGCCACAGTCAAACTCCAGGCGAAGACCGTCGCTTGTTGATTAGTCACCGTATGAGCCGCCAAAGGACGCCGCTGTGTGCGGCGCATCTTTTGGTCAATGTCACTGTCGGCGATCATGTTGAACGTGTTCGCTGCAGCTGCACCCATCCAACCGCCGATCACTGTTGCCAGAATCAAACCCACATGGTTTGCTCCGCGATCGGCTTGCAGCATTGCTGGAAAGGAAGCCACCAGCAACAGCTCAATGACCCGCGGCTTCGTCAACGCGAAGTAGGACCTGATTGTTTCCAAGAAACTTCCTCACACCATTACTCTGTGCCATAGTCGCAGGATCCCTAGGGCGTACCGCACGTCACTGCTGCAATCTCTAGGACAACTGACTGGCTATGACCCGTGTTCGTCTATGACTTGGGGTGGCGACTGGATACGATCCAGCCGATCGCCCCGAGCCATGACTCATACACGTTATTTGTTGAAACGACTGATTGTGTTGCCGAAGTGATTGTTTCGACAACGCCTACCTTCGTGTTGGTTTATTGTCGCAAACTCTTTCACCAGGCGGGAGCTGCTGGTGCAAGGTGTCACAACAGTGTGTTCCTTATCCGCCGCAAACAACATCAGCACATCCTCTAGTATCTGCAGTATCTGCGATGCTTGAGTCCGGGCGAAAAGCTACAGGCTTCCACCATAGTGGAAACTTTCCACCGGGTGAAAGCAATGCGCGGCGAGTCTGCCAGTTGAAAAAACTTTTTCTGTTGCCACTGAGATCTTTCGCAGGACAGACCCCACGAATTCACCCCCATATGGGCAGGCTTCCACGCGCGAACGGCGACACATCCACCCCACCTACCTGCCCCTCCAGCAGATATATCAAGGCTTGTACCTTGTCGCTTCGGCACTATCGCGGGCGGCTCTGGAATTTGTTAAGCACCTCTCCCGCCAAAAATTCCTGCAGCGTTTCACCTGAACTGCCTGTTGGGGCTGGCAAACTCTGAAAGCAACGTCGACACCAGGGATCATCTCGCTGGTAGCCAACAATTCCGCCAGGCGCGAATCCGACTGTGGGCAGCAGTCGGCAGCTTGTCACATGCCGCATTCTTCTCATCACAAGTGAGACTTCCCGCACCTTGCTGCCATGCTGTCGCACGGGCAACCCTCAGAGACGATAAGATGGCTAGGACACATTTTCGTCTGCTCCTGTATCCAGCCGGATCAAGGAATAAACAAGGTAGAAGGATCACATCGTGACTGAAACCAATATTGCCGAACTGACCCAGCGCAGCTATCCCGCTGACTGGTCAGATCTTGACACCAAAGCGGTTGACGCAGCCCGTATTTTGGCAGCCGACGCGGTACAGCGCTGTGGCTCCGGACATCCCGGTACCGCCATGTCCTTAGCCCCGCTGGCATACACGCTGTACCAGAAAATCATGGTGCACGATCCAGCTGATCCGAAGTGGGTTGGTCGCGACCGGTTTGTGCTGTCTTGCGGCCATTCCTCGCTCACGCAGTACATTCAACTGTTCTATGGCGGTTTCGGTCTTGAGTTAGACGATATTAAAAACTTGCGCACCGAAGGTGCACTCACCCCAGGCCATCCTGAATATGGCCACACCAAGGGCGTAGAGATTACCACCGGCCCGCTCGGTCAAGGGCTTGCCTCCGCGGTGGGTATGGCCATGGCTTCACGCCGCGAACGCGGCTTATTTGATCCCCAGGCCGCCGCCGGCGAATCAGTGTTTGACCACTGGATTTACTGCATTGCCTCCGACGGTGACATGCAGGAAGGGGTAACTGCGGAAGCATGTTCGCTGGCAGGCACCCAGGCGCTGGGCAATCTCATCGTTATCTGGGACGATAACCGAATCTCCATCGAAGACGACACCCAGATTGCATTCACCGAAGATGTTGCGGCTCGATACCGTGCCTACAACTGGCAGGTATTGGAAGTCGAAGGTGGCGAAGATGTGGCTGCCATCGTCGACGCTATCGAACAGGCGAAAAGCGACACGGAACGCCCCACACTCATCCGCCTACGGACGGTTATCGGCTATCCTGCGCCAAATAAGATGAACACTGGTGCTTCGCACGGTGCAGCGCTTGGCGCCGATGAAGTGGCAGCAACAAAGCAAGCATTGGGATTTGATCCGCGGGTCGACTTCCCTGTTGACGATGAGCTGCTCGCTCACACTCGTAAGCTTGTTGAACGCGGCAAAGCTGCACACGATGCCTGGAACTCTCGCTTCCAACAGTGGCAAGAGGCAAACCCTGAGCAGGCTGCACTGTTTGATCGGATTAACAGCCGCACTCTGCCGGAAGACTTTGCTGCTGGTTTGCCATCGTTTGACCCAGATCCGAAGGGTATCGCTACCCGTTCGGCAAGCGAACAATGTCTGCAAGCCCTCGGTGCTACCCTGCCGGAACTGTGGGGTGGTTCCGCAGACCTGGCTGGTTCGAATAACACGGTTATCAAAAACAATCCGAGCTTCGGCCCTACCGCGATTACCACCGATACATGGTCGACTTCCCCCTACGGTCGAAATCTTCACTTCGGTATTCGGGAACATGCCATGGGCGCAATCATTAACGGCATCAGCTTGCATGGTGGCACCCGCGCCTACGGCGGCACGTTCCTTATTTTCTCGGACTACATGCGCCCCGCTGTGCGGCTTGCAGCCTTGATGGGTGTCGACGCCTACTATGTGTGGACACATGACTCCATCGGCTTGGGCGAAGATGGGCCAACCCACCAGCCAGTGGAACAGCTCGCATCATTGCGTGCGATTCCCAACGTTTCAGTGGTTCGTCCTGCGGACGCGAATGAAACAGCAGCAGCTTGGAAAGCGGTGTTGGAATATCGTCCATCACCGAAGGCCTTGGCATTGTCCCGGCAAAATCTTCCTGTTTTGGAAGGCACGAAAGAGCTCGCTACCGACGGTGTCGCTCGCGGCGGGTATGTGCTCAGCGACTGTGCCGGTACCCCAGATGTGCTGCTGATCGCCTCCGGTTCCGAGGTGCAGCTTGCAATCGCTGCCCAGCAACAGTTGCAGCAAGAAAACGTGTCCGCCCGGGTGGTATCGATGCCATGTCTTGACTGGTTCTTAGAGCAGCCAGCCGAATACCAAGAGTCGGTGCTGCCCGCCGAGGTTCGTGCCCGAGTCACAGTTGAGGCCGGTATCGCAATGCCGTGGTATCGCCTGCTGGGCGCTTTCGGTGAAGCTGTTTCCTTGGAGCACTTCGGCGAAAGTGCACCTGCTGACCGTCTCTTCGAAAAGTATGGCTTTACTGCGGAAAATGTGGTCGCCAAAGCAAAGCAGTCGATCGCAAACACGACGGTGTGCCCCGCACAATAGGGGTGATGCTCTCCGCTGCCGCTCCGGGAAGCAATCCGCTTCCAGCGGCAGCGGATTGTCCTTCCAGTTTTCAGCCTTTCGCTGTATGCGGCTGCGACTTCTTCCGCGATAGTGCGCTTCAGGATGCGGTGGGTTCATCATCACCAACCTGGCGGGCCACCGGCTTTAACTAACGCGGTTCGACTGCCGCACACCATCGCTTCGCCAGCACTATAGGTGCCGGCGAAGCCGTACTAAACTTCGTTTTCATTATTTTCAAAGGATCCTGGTTTATCCATGACTGCTATTGACGATTTACAACAACTTGGCACCGCTACTTGGCTGGACGACTTGTCGCGGGATCGCCTTGATTCCGGCAATTTAGCTGAACTTATTGACACCAAATCGATTGTTGGTGTCACCACTAACCCCGCTATTTTTGCAACTGCCATGTCGCAAGGCACTGCCTATGATGCCCAGATCGCCGAGCTTCAAGCAGCAAACTGCGCACCGGTTGATGCGGTGTATGCCATGGCAGTCGATGATGTTCGTCGTGCCTGCGATGTTTTCGCCGATGTGTTTGCCCGTACTGACGGTCGGGATGGCCGGGTTTCCATTGAAGTTGATCCGCGGATTAGTGATGATGCGGAAAGCACCCTGGCGCAGGCACGTGAACTTGCCAAACAGGTCGACCGGCCGGGGGTCATGATTAAGATTCCGGCTACCGAAGGTTCCCTTCCGGCAATCACAGCGGCGTTAAGCGAAGGCATTTCGGTCAATGTCACCCTGATCTTCTCGATTGCCTGCTACCGACAGGTACTGCAGGCGTTTGCTGATGGCATTACGCAAGCCGCCGAAAATGGCCACGATGTTTCCAAGATTCATTCGGTGGCATCGGTGTTTGTTTCCCGGCTTGATGCGGAAGTTGATGCACGGCTAGCAGCCATCGGTACCCCGGAGGCACTCGCCTTGCAGGGCAAAGCAGGTATTGCTAATGCACGTCGGGCGTATCAGGTTTATCTCGACTTTGTTGCCGAAAATCAGCTGCCAGCAGGAGCAAATATGCAGCGTCTGTTGTGGGCATCGACTGGGGTGAAGAATCCGGACTATCCCCAAGATATGTACGTGGTGGAGCTGGCCGGACCGGACACCGTCAACACCATGCCAGAAGCAACCATCGATGCGACTTTGGCAGCGAAGCGAGTCCACGGCGATACCTTGACCGGCACCGCTGAAGAATCCCTGCGTATCTTCGAGCAGCTTGGGGAAGTTGGCATCAACTTTGAAGAAGTGTTCACCAAGCTGGAACAAGAAGGCGTGGAAAAGTTTGTGGATTCCTGGGAGTCGCTGCTTGCCAATATGGAAACTCGTCTCGCTCAGTAGCCTCTCCTGATCGGTTCCGCCGGCAAGAGCCCGGCATCTTGCCGGGGTGGTTCCGACATTTATCAGGAAGCGTTGCGGCGCACCGCCGGGCGGAGTGAACTGACCGGATCAAACCGTGTCGGATAAGTTTTTTTCCTCACTGATCGGTGAAACAGTTTCCGTTCCCCCGGCTCGCCCGCTAATCTAAACACGACAACTGTCACACGGTTCCGTCACAGCGAGGAATTTCTGGCCTGCAGCACCTGCAGCATCGGTGACACCTACAACGATGATCATCGTTGCCGCTTAGCTTTGCTGCTTTTGCTTTCTTCGCACTGATGATAACCGTGTTTATCCTTCCCTGTGTTGTTGCTCTACGCCGCTGGCACAGAATTTGCGGGCGGTCTTTTGTGTGCAAACCGCTGCCTAGTGTCAGCACCAATGAGACGAGTTTATTTCCTGGAAATTTACTCTTTTTGCGGCGAAATAGTTGCCTGTGGTTTGTGCACTAGGCTGCGTAAACTCTTTTCACCGCAGGTGCCCTGCCAACCGGTATCACATCAATGATCGGAATAGGGTTTTCCCTGGCTGTATTGCAACACCAATGAATTTAAGAAAGCGAGTCGCTTCGATTATGCGCGCTTCTATGAAAGCTCTTGCAGCTGCTACCGCAGTTGCCTGCTCCCTGTCCTTTGTTGCTCCTGCTTCGGCTCAGCCACCAGCACCGGCACCTGCACCAGCTCCTGCTCCACTGCCAGGACCTGCATTTGTGTGGGGTTCTTCCACCAATGCTATTCTGCCGACGCTGCTGGCTATTGCGGCTGGTATCGGTATCGCTACACTGCTGCTGGGTGGCGCTGACTCTTCTGACAATGGATCTTCCACCAAGAGCAACTCTTCAAGCGATAGGATCACTGGTTCTTCCGGCAAGGATTACAACGATCTGTCGTCCTTCGACTTCAACGTTTCTGCAACCAAGGATGAAAACGGCACCAAGGTTGTTGTTAACGACAACGCGCAAAAGGATGGCGGCAAGTAGTTCCAGGTACGGGAATCCGCGTTACGGCTTGTGCCGAAAAACTGCCCCTTCTGGGCTGCTGGTGCAACCCCTCCCCGAGGCTTGTGCACCCTGCACCTGACAAATCTATCCCAGTGATATTCGTGGCTGCACAGTGTGAGCTGTGCAGCCACATCGCTGTTTACTGTCGAATTTTCCACGGTACGAAAAAACTGGGATTCCCCGCTTTCCAATCTTGCCTTGGGGAGTCAAGACGGCATATGCAATGCCACCATGTTGCCGTGAATCGCATCCAATGGTCACTGCCAGTGGTGGCAGCCGTGCTATAGTGATCAATTCTTCACCGGCGGATCCGTAACTGCACTTAGCCTGCAGTGATGCCCAAAGTATTACCTTTTCCTGATAGAATTACGCAGTTACCTGCTTCTGCTTCGCAAGGGTAGAACACTCACGCACTGCGATACGGTCAATTGCCTTTGACCACGATTGGTTTTTCAATACCGGTGTAGGTTGCCTGTGATGCTGGTCTAGATTGCTGCCGCGCATCCCCGAACATCACCGTCGTGCGGATTGTGTTGTCCCTTTTCCTGCTTCTTGAAGGTGCTGTGCATTCGCCGCATTGCTGCCAGTTCTACCACTGTTTTTAGGCGGGTTTGTTTCCCGCATAGTTATCAATTCTGGAGTTGTTTGTGAGTCCCTCGAAATCCGGTTCGTCACCTCAAGCCGGCTGGCGTAACCCGCTGCGCGATAGTCGTGATAAGCGACTACCAAGGATTGCAGGTCCTTCCGGACTGGTGATTTTCGGCGTTACCGGTGATCTGGCTCGAAAAAAGCTGTTGCCGGCGATGTATGATCTTGCCAATCGCGGGCTGCTGCCCCCAGGGTTTAGCTGTATCGGGTTTGGTCGCCGTGACTGGAGTCATGAAGAGTTCACTGACTATGTACGTCGCGCAGTGGAAGAGGGCGCCCGTACAGAATTCAACGCCACAGTGTGGGAACGGCTGGCCGAAGGTTTTATTTTTGTCACCGGCTCATTTGACGACGACAAAGCGTTTGACACGCTTGCGGAGACGATGTCGCGCTGCGATCAGGATCGTGGCACCGCCGGCAACTGGGCGTTTTATCTTTCCATTCCGCCGGATAGTTTCTCTGCGGTGTGCCACCAGTTGCAGCGTGCCCAACTTGCTGAAGCACCAGAGGGTGCTTGGCGACGGGTGATTATTGAAAAACCTTTTGGCCACGATCTCGAGTCGGCGAAAGCGTTGAACGCGACCGTGAACGCCGTCTTTGATGAAGATTCGGTGTTCCGTATCGATCATTATCTGGGCAAAGAAACGGTGCAGAATATTTTGGCGCTGCGCTTTGCCAATCAGCTGTTTGATCCATTGTGGAATGCCCACTATGTGGATCATGTGCAGATCACCATGGCCGAGGACATGGGCTTGGGTGGTCGGGCTGGCTACTATGACGGTATTGGTGCAGCGCGCGATGTGATTCAAAACCATCTGCTGCAACTGCTTGCTCTGGTGGCCATGGAGGAACCGATTTCACTCACCCCCACTGAGTTGCAGACCGAAAAAATCAAGGTGCTGCGCGCT
The Corynebacterium choanae DNA segment above includes these coding regions:
- a CDS encoding quinone oxidoreductase family protein, with product MRAIYLTATGGSEVLNLAEVPTPSPQPGEALVKVSHAGINYIDTYVREGIYPRKLPLIPGFAGAGQVVTDTTNTIAEGTTVAWCDGFGSYAEYVCVPADRLVQVPAEIPLPVAATMLLQGITADYLVRDIGHLTAGKTCVLTGGAGGVGLIATQMAKQLGATVITLVSTEDKAARSRAAGADHVLTYEDNDVQAVLALTNDEGVDVVFDGVGATTFHQLLAAVKRRGLYCLFGAASGPVDPIDPQLLNKHGSLFLTRPKIDDYTTNTQEFHERATRVARLVADGSLTIDVDDRFTLAQARQAHEALQARQTTGSVVLTVAT
- a CDS encoding heme o synthase yields the protein METIRSYFALTKPRVIELLLVASFPAMLQADRGANHVGLILATVIGGWMGAAAANTFNMIADSDIDQKMRRTQRRPLAAHTVTNQQATVFAWSLTVASFLWLWLLCGSLLAAVFVMITIAFYIFVYTKWLKRSTPQNVVWGGAAGCMPVMVGWAVIVDHLPDGEPHRWWQAAVLFMVIFFWTPPHTWALAMKYKDDYAAAGVPMMPVVRPPAVVTKQIVLYTWATVATTLLLLPAAGLLYGVVAIGAGIWFIVRAHMLHKGVLQGIEVQPMKLFLLSNNYLAIVFVALSVDAYINLPLLGDVLTGIM
- the tkt gene encoding transketolase — translated: MTETNIAELTQRSYPADWSDLDTKAVDAARILAADAVQRCGSGHPGTAMSLAPLAYTLYQKIMVHDPADPKWVGRDRFVLSCGHSSLTQYIQLFYGGFGLELDDIKNLRTEGALTPGHPEYGHTKGVEITTGPLGQGLASAVGMAMASRRERGLFDPQAAAGESVFDHWIYCIASDGDMQEGVTAEACSLAGTQALGNLIVIWDDNRISIEDDTQIAFTEDVAARYRAYNWQVLEVEGGEDVAAIVDAIEQAKSDTERPTLIRLRTVIGYPAPNKMNTGASHGAALGADEVAATKQALGFDPRVDFPVDDELLAHTRKLVERGKAAHDAWNSRFQQWQEANPEQAALFDRINSRTLPEDFAAGLPSFDPDPKGIATRSASEQCLQALGATLPELWGGSADLAGSNNTVIKNNPSFGPTAITTDTWSTSPYGRNLHFGIREHAMGAIINGISLHGGTRAYGGTFLIFSDYMRPAVRLAALMGVDAYYVWTHDSIGLGEDGPTHQPVEQLASLRAIPNVSVVRPADANETAAAWKAVLEYRPSPKALALSRQNLPVLEGTKELATDGVARGGYVLSDCAGTPDVLLIASGSEVQLAIAAQQQLQQENVSARVVSMPCLDWFLEQPAEYQESVLPAEVRARVTVEAGIAMPWYRLLGAFGEAVSLEHFGESAPADRLFEKYGFTAENVVAKAKQSIANTTVCPAQ
- the tal gene encoding transaldolase, yielding MTAIDDLQQLGTATWLDDLSRDRLDSGNLAELIDTKSIVGVTTNPAIFATAMSQGTAYDAQIAELQAANCAPVDAVYAMAVDDVRRACDVFADVFARTDGRDGRVSIEVDPRISDDAESTLAQARELAKQVDRPGVMIKIPATEGSLPAITAALSEGISVNVTLIFSIACYRQVLQAFADGITQAAENGHDVSKIHSVASVFVSRLDAEVDARLAAIGTPEALALQGKAGIANARRAYQVYLDFVAENQLPAGANMQRLLWASTGVKNPDYPQDMYVVELAGPDTVNTMPEATIDATLAAKRVHGDTLTGTAEESLRIFEQLGEVGINFEEVFTKLEQEGVEKFVDSWESLLANMETRLAQ
- the zwf gene encoding glucose-6-phosphate dehydrogenase, with the protein product MSPSKSGSSPQAGWRNPLRDSRDKRLPRIAGPSGLVIFGVTGDLARKKLLPAMYDLANRGLLPPGFSCIGFGRRDWSHEEFTDYVRRAVEEGARTEFNATVWERLAEGFIFVTGSFDDDKAFDTLAETMSRCDQDRGTAGNWAFYLSIPPDSFSAVCHQLQRAQLAEAPEGAWRRVIIEKPFGHDLESAKALNATVNAVFDEDSVFRIDHYLGKETVQNILALRFANQLFDPLWNAHYVDHVQITMAEDMGLGGRAGYYDGIGAARDVIQNHLLQLLALVAMEEPISLTPTELQTEKIKVLRATTPVAPLAKTTARGQYTAGWQGSVPVVGLTEEEGFDPASKTETFAACTLSVNTRRWAGVPFYLRTGKRLGRRVTEIAIVFKRALHEPFADTMTGALGNNAVVIRVQPDEGVLMRFGSKIPGSAMEVRDVNMDFSYSEAFTEQSPEAYERLILDALLDESSLFPTNEEVELSWQILDPILHYWAEHGAPEQYKAGTWGPKSADRMLARDGRAWRRP